Proteins from a genomic interval of Amycolatopsis sp. cg13:
- a CDS encoding SMP-30/gluconolactonase/LRE family protein, whose translation MKPYGTGMIWGEGPRWHQGALWLSDTQGSLLWTDHGGTWSAAKLDSPSNGLWFLPDGKLVAAMMHEKRIGVWDGGQFATYADLSAVAIGSLGDLVGDEQGNLYVDDVGFNVGEPPRPGRLVRIAVDGSATVVAENLDFPNGLAFIDDGRTLLVAETAAQRLTAFTIGADGTLTDRRRYADLASLVGPNARPDGIWPTPEGIWVATTTGHAVVLVRDDTVRETIDTGTAFPIACCSDGGKRLFVTLADTGGRPLFEALADRAVQTTVAEWERE comes from the coding sequence GTGAAGCCGTACGGCACCGGGATGATCTGGGGCGAGGGACCGCGCTGGCATCAGGGCGCGCTGTGGCTGTCTGATACCCAGGGCAGTCTACTGTGGACGGATCACGGCGGAACCTGGAGCGCTGCGAAGCTGGACTCTCCGTCCAACGGGCTGTGGTTCTTGCCCGACGGCAAGCTCGTCGCGGCGATGATGCACGAGAAGCGCATCGGTGTCTGGGATGGCGGGCAGTTCGCCACCTACGCGGATCTCAGTGCCGTGGCGATCGGTTCGCTCGGCGATCTTGTCGGTGATGAGCAGGGCAATCTCTATGTTGACGATGTCGGCTTCAACGTTGGTGAACCACCGCGGCCAGGCCGTCTGGTGCGGATCGCCGTCGACGGCTCAGCCACCGTCGTCGCCGAGAACCTCGACTTCCCCAACGGTCTCGCCTTCATCGACGACGGGCGCACTCTGCTCGTCGCCGAAACCGCTGCGCAACGGTTGACCGCCTTCACCATCGGCGCGGACGGCACGCTGACCGACCGACGTCGCTACGCCGACCTCGCCAGCCTGGTCGGTCCCAACGCTCGTCCGGACGGAATCTGGCCAACGCCGGAAGGAATCTGGGTGGCGACCACCACCGGGCACGCGGTCGTGCTGGTCCGGGACGACACGGTGCGCGAGACGATCGATACCGGCACCGCCTTCCCCATCGCGTGCTGTAGCGACGGTGGGAAACGGCTGTTCGTCACCCTGGCGGACACCGGCGGACGGCCGCTGTTCGAGGCCCTCGCGGACCGGGCCGTGCAGACGACGGTCGCGGAATGGGAGCGCGAATGA
- a CDS encoding bifunctional 3-(3-hydroxy-phenyl)propionate/3-hydroxycinnamic acid hydroxylase, whose amino-acid sequence MDTYDIAVVGCGPVGLALARLLSAKGLRVAAIDPNRIVCHHPRATHLDDESMRTLQTLGAADLEQRFLRQTGWMLQLPDGTPFLEFAHARGESGQGWRTDYQFHQPDFESRLRGLLASDPNVDLWFGWSVTEIAQDADAVYLTVTDRDQVKTLKAAYAVGSDGANSFVRQLMGSEVEDLEGTQRSLIIDIHPFEHPPALPAESGFILCQGQRPITYVPIFPPMLRFEFMLLDADDAAALERPQAVYDALSRWIEPGSYRIMRADTYEWHARLVHGWRSGRLLLAGDAAHEMPPMLGQGMCSGLRDAANLAWKLAAVVHGTCSDSLLDTYETERAPHVRPYIAESARQANLIESFGIGDAHPELGEPQTLEPLRPPLGPGLSNEPGWLSPQPRADGIRLDDVTGYNFVVVGKQAVSAEIAELWRRLDVVVVTDAGQAVEEWLAANSATAAIIRPDRYAFALAADTAELETATKELARRMEVRA is encoded by the coding sequence ATGGACACTTACGACATCGCTGTCGTGGGCTGCGGTCCGGTCGGCTTGGCCCTTGCACGGCTGCTCAGCGCGAAAGGACTCCGGGTCGCGGCGATCGATCCGAACCGGATCGTCTGCCACCATCCGCGGGCGACCCATCTCGACGACGAATCGATGCGCACCCTGCAAACGCTGGGCGCGGCCGATCTGGAGCAGCGGTTCCTGCGGCAGACCGGCTGGATGCTGCAACTGCCGGACGGGACGCCTTTCCTCGAATTCGCTCACGCACGAGGGGAATCCGGACAGGGCTGGCGGACGGATTACCAATTCCACCAACCGGATTTCGAATCCCGGCTGCGCGGTTTGCTCGCGAGCGATCCGAACGTCGACCTGTGGTTCGGCTGGTCCGTCACCGAGATCGCCCAGGACGCCGACGCGGTGTACCTCACCGTGACCGATCGGGATCAGGTCAAGACGCTCAAAGCGGCCTACGCCGTCGGGTCAGACGGTGCGAATTCGTTCGTCCGGCAATTGATGGGCTCCGAAGTCGAAGATCTGGAGGGGACGCAACGCTCGCTCATCATCGACATCCATCCGTTCGAGCATCCTCCAGCGCTACCAGCGGAATCCGGATTCATTCTGTGCCAAGGACAACGGCCGATTACCTACGTGCCGATCTTTCCCCCGATGCTGCGGTTCGAATTCATGCTCCTCGATGCGGACGACGCCGCCGCGCTCGAACGGCCGCAGGCGGTGTACGACGCGCTCAGCCGCTGGATCGAACCGGGCAGCTACCGGATCATGCGAGCCGACACTTACGAATGGCACGCGCGGCTCGTCCACGGCTGGCGTTCGGGCAGGCTGCTCCTCGCCGGTGACGCCGCGCACGAGATGCCGCCGATGCTCGGGCAGGGCATGTGTTCCGGGCTCCGCGACGCGGCGAACCTCGCATGGAAACTCGCCGCCGTCGTCCATGGCACCTGCTCCGACAGCCTGCTCGACACCTACGAGACCGAGCGCGCCCCGCACGTTCGCCCGTACATCGCCGAGTCCGCCCGGCAGGCCAACCTCATTGAGTCCTTCGGCATCGGCGACGCCCACCCGGAACTGGGCGAGCCGCAGACCCTCGAACCGCTCAGGCCGCCGCTCGGTCCTGGCTTGAGCAATGAGCCCGGCTGGCTCAGCCCACAACCGCGCGCTGACGGTATCCGGCTCGACGATGTCACTGGATACAACTTCGTCGTCGTGGGCAAGCAGGCTGTGTCAGCGGAAATCGCGGAGCTGTGGCGACGCCTGGACGTCGTGGTGGTCACCGACGCCGGTCAGGCGGTCGAAGAGTGGCTAGCCGCGAATTCGGCTACCGCAGCCATTATTCGTCCGGACCGGTACGCGTTCGCCCTTGCCGCTGACACGGCGGAACTGGAGACGGCGACGAAGGAACTCGCGCGACGCATGGAGGTGCGCGCGTGA
- a CDS encoding MFS transporter, translating to MPWRAIAIGLAVMTLEGYDLVAFGATTPLLLRHQPWHLSLPELGTLGSLTPVGMLFGALLVGPLTDRYGRRRTTLLSIAVVSLGMFACAFAPSPELFGASRLVVGLGVGAVYPAMGPLIFELAPPKRKNLSSAIVQCGVTVGGSLAAVVAAAFLRGDNFRPEYVVGGAVGLLLLPMTYRWLPESPVYRREPTGAGGLRVVLRPPYMGPTTLFCVMVICSFLLIFGINTWLPQLMQAARYPLDSSLMFLTLLNVGATVGGLAIAVLADRAGSRIPIIACFVVAAGAMTALSIRSPLIVLSVIVLIGGAGAFGVQGLINVYIARTYPAHARASAIGVALGIGRIGAIAGPVLGGWVLAAGFAPQWNFLIFAVPAVFGALLTVALGSLRSTPTSQPVEEPA from the coding sequence ATGCCGTGGCGGGCCATCGCGATCGGGCTGGCCGTCATGACGTTGGAAGGGTACGACCTCGTCGCTTTCGGCGCGACGACACCATTGTTGCTCCGGCACCAGCCGTGGCACCTTTCCCTTCCCGAACTGGGCACGTTGGGCAGTCTCACTCCGGTGGGCATGCTCTTCGGCGCGCTGCTGGTCGGTCCGCTCACCGACCGATACGGACGCCGCCGGACGACCTTGCTCAGCATCGCCGTCGTCTCGCTGGGCATGTTCGCCTGCGCGTTCGCGCCCAGTCCGGAACTTTTCGGCGCCAGCAGACTCGTTGTCGGGTTGGGCGTCGGCGCGGTCTATCCCGCGATGGGGCCGCTGATCTTCGAGCTCGCGCCGCCGAAACGGAAGAACCTCAGTTCGGCGATCGTCCAATGTGGAGTCACGGTCGGCGGATCGCTGGCCGCCGTCGTGGCCGCGGCTTTCCTGCGGGGAGACAACTTCCGGCCGGAGTACGTGGTCGGCGGCGCGGTCGGGCTGCTGCTGTTGCCGATGACTTACCGCTGGTTGCCCGAATCTCCGGTGTATCGGCGAGAGCCGACGGGAGCAGGCGGCTTGCGCGTTGTGCTGCGGCCGCCGTATATGGGACCGACAACGCTGTTCTGCGTGATGGTGATCTGTTCGTTCTTGCTCATCTTCGGGATCAACACGTGGCTGCCGCAATTGATGCAAGCTGCCCGGTATCCACTGGATTCGTCACTGATGTTCCTTACCCTGCTCAATGTCGGCGCGACCGTCGGCGGCCTCGCGATCGCGGTGCTCGCCGACCGGGCGGGGTCGAGAATCCCCATTATTGCTTGCTTCGTCGTCGCCGCGGGTGCCATGACTGCCTTGAGCATTCGGTCGCCGTTGATCGTGCTCTCCGTAATCGTGCTGATCGGCGGCGCGGGCGCGTTCGGCGTACAGGGATTGATCAACGTCTACATCGCCCGTACCTATCCGGCGCATGCCAGGGCGAGTGCGATCGGGGTCGCGCTGGGAATCGGCCGGATCGGCGCGATCGCCGGGCCGGTGCTCGGCGGCTGGGTTCTTGCCGCCGGGTTCGCTCCACAGTGGAATTTCCTGATTTTCGCGGTACCGGCGGTCTTTGGGGCACTTCTCACCGTCGCCCTGGGCAGTCTCCGGAGCACCCCCACGTCGCAGCCGGTCGAAGAACCGGCTTGA
- a CDS encoding amidohydrolase family protein translates to MRFIAMEEAFALPELQAGYSVPKTETAARWVEDWGKRLCDYTTYRLPEMDQHGIDVQVLSLTAPGIQGLADAGQAVKDARIANDRLAEVIAEHPDRFRGLAALPLQDPEAAVAELHRAVGTLGLNGALVNDHTNGLYLDDPRYEPVWSALEELQVPLYLHPGAPPAEPWRVLEGRPELRGPLWSWAAETSGHALRLVFGGVFDRHPGATLILGHLGEFLPFQLARLDSRYDRQEHRTLARKPSEYFGDNILITTSGVCSPAALAGAILAVGADAILFAVDYPFEDTGEAVRFLEQAPISNRDREKISHGNAERVLRLPTAKAST, encoded by the coding sequence TTGCGTTTCATCGCCATGGAGGAAGCGTTCGCGCTTCCCGAACTGCAGGCCGGTTACTCAGTGCCCAAGACGGAAACCGCCGCGCGGTGGGTTGAAGACTGGGGTAAACGGCTCTGCGATTACACGACTTACCGGCTGCCAGAAATGGACCAGCATGGCATCGACGTCCAGGTGCTTTCCCTTACCGCACCCGGCATTCAGGGCCTCGCCGACGCTGGCCAGGCGGTAAAAGACGCCCGGATCGCCAATGATCGGCTAGCCGAGGTGATCGCCGAGCACCCGGATCGGTTCCGCGGACTGGCCGCGTTGCCGCTCCAGGATCCCGAGGCAGCGGTGGCGGAACTCCATCGCGCCGTCGGCACGCTCGGGCTCAACGGGGCCCTCGTCAACGACCACACCAATGGCCTCTACCTCGACGACCCGCGCTACGAACCAGTGTGGTCGGCGCTCGAGGAGTTGCAGGTGCCGCTTTACCTGCACCCGGGCGCTCCCCCGGCTGAGCCGTGGCGGGTGCTCGAGGGGCGACCTGAGCTGAGGGGTCCATTGTGGAGCTGGGCGGCGGAGACAAGCGGACACGCGCTTAGGCTGGTTTTCGGCGGCGTCTTCGATCGGCATCCGGGTGCCACACTCATTCTCGGCCACCTCGGCGAGTTCCTGCCGTTCCAGCTCGCGCGCCTTGATTCGCGCTACGACCGGCAGGAGCACCGGACGCTCGCGCGGAAACCGTCGGAATACTTCGGCGACAACATCCTGATCACTACCAGCGGCGTGTGTTCCCCGGCCGCGCTCGCCGGGGCGATCCTGGCCGTCGGCGCGGACGCGATCCTGTTCGCCGTCGACTACCCCTTCGAGGACACCGGCGAGGCCGTCCGGTTCCTCGAACAAGCGCCGATCAGCAACCGCGACCGGGAGAAAATCAGCCACGGCAACGCCGAGCGAGTGCTGCGTCTGCCGACAGCAAAGGCAAGCACGTGA
- a CDS encoding VOC family protein, with protein sequence MALHRLKSLTVGVPDVAGTAGYYADFGLTQLAPGRFATVEGGEQFVLQHSRVRRLLGMTVAVDDADDLGRIAANLDRLGVPMQRDAETLRAREPIADIAVEAVVAPRLVRATVPATPYNGPGRLDRANTRAPVLSRTEPVRPLALGHAVIGTVEQESTQRFFTDGIGFKVSDVVPGRAAFLRCSTDHHNLLVQQAPLNFLHHTSWQVSDVDDVGRGAMSMLAENPERHVWGLGRHHIGSNFFWYLKDPAGNFAEYYSDMDAIVDDQLWTPRSFEGIQSLYEWGPPPPPSFINPEDLAAHMTGAHAEGS encoded by the coding sequence ATGGCACTGCACAGATTGAAATCACTGACCGTCGGTGTACCGGACGTCGCGGGCACCGCTGGCTACTACGCCGACTTCGGGCTTACGCAGCTCGCGCCGGGCCGGTTCGCCACGGTCGAGGGTGGTGAGCAGTTCGTCCTTCAGCACTCGCGAGTCCGTCGGCTGCTGGGGATGACCGTCGCGGTCGATGACGCCGACGACCTCGGACGCATCGCCGCGAACCTCGATCGGTTGGGCGTTCCGATGCAGCGCGACGCCGAGACCCTGCGCGCCAGGGAACCGATCGCGGACATCGCGGTCGAAGCGGTCGTCGCGCCTCGGTTGGTACGCGCGACCGTACCCGCGACCCCGTACAACGGGCCTGGCCGGCTGGACCGCGCCAACACCCGGGCTCCAGTGCTGTCCCGGACCGAACCGGTGCGGCCGCTTGCGTTGGGGCACGCGGTGATCGGGACGGTCGAGCAGGAATCGACCCAGCGGTTCTTCACCGACGGCATCGGGTTCAAGGTCAGCGACGTGGTCCCGGGCCGCGCGGCGTTCCTGCGGTGTTCTACCGATCACCACAATCTGCTGGTTCAGCAGGCTCCGCTCAATTTCCTGCACCACACCTCTTGGCAAGTGTCCGATGTGGACGATGTCGGACGAGGAGCGATGAGCATGCTCGCCGAGAATCCGGAACGCCACGTCTGGGGACTGGGCCGCCACCACATCGGGTCGAATTTCTTCTGGTATCTCAAGGATCCGGCCGGGAACTTCGCCGAGTACTACTCCGACATGGACGCCATCGTCGACGACCAGCTCTGGACGCCGCGGTCGTTCGAGGGCATCCAGTCGCTCTACGAATGGGGTCCGCCGCCTCCGCCGTCGTTCATCAATCCGGAAGACCTCGCGGCGCACATGACCGGCGCGCACGCGGAAGGCAGTTGA
- a CDS encoding fumarylacetoacetate hydrolase family protein, with translation MKTTTRAGRMCLVLNDKVIDVEGASGGRFPADPLAVFERWTEFAEWGRAAIGGPAAPESQAGSPSPRPRQIFAIGLNYREHAQEAGLALPESPATFTKFATSLTGPDTQLRLPSEFVDWEAELVVVIGRRAEKTAAEDAWLHVAGLTVGQDFSERVVQAAGPVPQFSLGKSFPGFAPAGPVLVTADEFADPDDLAIECLVNGESVQKARTSSMVFSVAELIARLSAVCPLLPGDLIFTGTPSGVGHSRSPQRYLRPGDEVVTRIEGIGQLRQTCVAG, from the coding sequence ATGAAGACGACGACACGGGCGGGCCGGATGTGCCTGGTGCTCAACGACAAGGTGATCGACGTCGAGGGCGCGAGCGGCGGACGGTTTCCGGCCGATCCGCTCGCGGTTTTCGAGCGCTGGACTGAGTTCGCGGAGTGGGGGCGGGCGGCGATCGGCGGGCCGGCCGCGCCCGAGAGTCAAGCCGGGAGCCCTTCGCCGAGGCCGCGACAGATCTTCGCGATTGGGTTGAACTACCGGGAGCACGCGCAGGAAGCGGGGCTGGCGCTGCCGGAGTCACCGGCGACGTTCACGAAGTTCGCCACTTCCCTCACCGGGCCGGACACTCAGCTCAGGCTGCCCAGCGAGTTCGTCGATTGGGAAGCGGAGCTCGTGGTCGTGATCGGCCGCCGGGCGGAGAAGACCGCGGCCGAGGACGCCTGGCTGCATGTGGCGGGATTGACTGTGGGGCAGGACTTTTCCGAACGGGTCGTGCAGGCCGCGGGGCCGGTCCCGCAGTTTTCGCTCGGCAAGTCGTTCCCGGGGTTCGCGCCGGCCGGGCCGGTGCTGGTGACCGCCGACGAATTCGCCGACCCCGATGACCTCGCGATCGAATGCCTCGTCAATGGCGAGAGCGTGCAGAAGGCGCGTACGTCGTCGATGGTCTTCTCGGTCGCCGAGCTGATCGCCCGGTTGTCGGCGGTGTGCCCGCTGCTTCCTGGAGACCTGATCTTCACCGGCACGCCTTCGGGCGTCGGGCATTCGCGGTCTCCGCAGCGCTACCTGCGTCCGGGCGACGAAGTGGTCACGCGGATCGAGGGCATCGGACAGCTCCGGCAGACCTGCGTCGCCGGGTGA
- a CDS encoding GntR family transcriptional regulator, whose product MTGARSTTRVEDVYLRLRADILNGRHEPGSRLRVEALKGDYDASSGVLREALPRLVGQGLATFAPQQGFRVIDVSPETLQDLTEARVVVETHVVRESLAHGSIEWESDLLAAHHNLARTAFADESDAINERWLAAHARFHQVLLEGCPNQHLRAVATQLRESAEVYRCWARTSSEDSHRDVAAEHRLICERAIERDVPGTVEALRDHIELTTKLLLDGYRNRGGE is encoded by the coding sequence ATGACTGGCGCACGCAGCACAACCCGCGTCGAGGACGTCTACCTGCGTCTTCGCGCCGACATCCTCAACGGCCGGCATGAGCCCGGATCGCGACTGCGGGTGGAAGCGCTCAAGGGCGACTACGACGCCAGCAGCGGCGTCCTGCGCGAAGCACTTCCCCGTCTCGTCGGACAGGGACTCGCTACTTTCGCGCCGCAGCAAGGCTTCCGAGTCATCGATGTCTCCCCGGAGACCCTGCAAGACCTCACCGAGGCGCGCGTGGTCGTCGAGACGCACGTGGTCCGCGAATCCCTCGCGCACGGCAGCATCGAATGGGAATCGGACCTGCTCGCGGCGCACCACAATCTCGCCCGCACGGCGTTCGCCGACGAGTCAGACGCGATCAACGAGCGATGGCTGGCCGCACACGCCCGATTCCACCAGGTCCTGCTGGAGGGCTGCCCCAACCAGCACCTGCGCGCGGTGGCGACGCAACTGCGGGAATCCGCCGAGGTCTACCGATGCTGGGCCCGCACCTCAAGCGAGGACAGCCACCGGGATGTCGCCGCGGAACACCGCCTGATCTGCGAACGCGCGATCGAACGAGACGTCCCGGGCACCGTCGAAGCGCTGCGGGACCACATCGAGCTGACTACGAAGCTGCTGCTCGACGGGTATCGGAACCGGGGAGGCGAATAG
- a CDS encoding response regulator transcription factor, which yields MIKLMFADDEELVRSGLRAMMSGASDIEIVGEASDGRSAVEVARRYHPDVALLDIKMRAPDDGIRALRAILALPDPPTVAMLTTFDIDEYVSLALRLGANGFLLKDIDPAALLRAVRDLAKGGAVLDPGVAVRMVQSHRDEQRAAQPARKLLASLSEREREVVALIGQGLSNAEIGGRLHLSEATVKGYVSAVLSKIGAANRVQAALLAYRGGLLDQ from the coding sequence TTGATCAAGCTCATGTTCGCCGACGACGAGGAACTAGTTCGGTCGGGACTGCGCGCCATGATGTCCGGGGCGTCGGACATCGAAATCGTGGGCGAGGCAAGCGACGGCAGATCGGCGGTCGAGGTCGCCCGTCGCTATCACCCTGACGTCGCGCTGCTCGACATCAAGATGCGCGCCCCTGACGACGGCATTCGCGCGCTTCGGGCCATTCTCGCGCTGCCCGATCCGCCGACCGTCGCCATGCTCACCACCTTCGACATCGACGAGTACGTCAGCCTCGCGCTGCGGCTCGGCGCCAACGGCTTCCTGCTGAAGGACATCGACCCGGCGGCATTGCTGCGGGCCGTGCGCGACCTGGCCAAGGGCGGGGCCGTCCTCGACCCGGGCGTGGCCGTGCGCATGGTGCAGAGCCACCGCGACGAGCAGCGGGCCGCGCAGCCGGCGCGCAAGCTTCTGGCCTCGCTGTCCGAGCGCGAACGCGAGGTCGTCGCGCTGATCGGGCAGGGGCTGTCGAACGCCGAGATCGGCGGGCGGCTGCACCTGTCCGAGGCGACGGTGAAGGGGTACGTGTCGGCGGTCCTGTCGAAGATCGGCGCGGCCAACCGGGTGCAGGCCGCGCTCCTGGCCTACCGCGGCGGGCTCCTCGACCAGTAG
- a CDS encoding trimeric intracellular cation channel family protein: MLLTALEFLGLVAFAASGALAAVRARLDVFGVVVVGLTTALGGGIIRDVLLGIHPPTSLRNWPYLAVCAATALIVFAFHPQVARLRHAVLLADAVGLGVFATAGTTLALNAGATGYAACLIGMTSGIGGGALRDLLLREIPLVLRKEIYAMAALTGAVCVWAGHALNLPAGAVTTGSAVVVVAIRVLTLWRHWNAPVARPPEERSL, from the coding sequence ATGCTGCTGACCGCGCTCGAGTTCCTCGGGCTGGTGGCGTTCGCGGCGTCCGGGGCGCTGGCCGCGGTCCGGGCGCGGCTGGACGTGTTCGGCGTCGTCGTGGTCGGGCTGACCACGGCACTCGGCGGCGGCATCATCCGTGACGTGCTGCTGGGCATCCATCCGCCGACGTCCCTGCGCAACTGGCCGTACCTGGCCGTTTGCGCGGCGACGGCCCTGATCGTGTTCGCCTTCCATCCGCAGGTCGCCCGCCTGCGGCACGCGGTGCTGCTCGCGGACGCGGTCGGGCTCGGCGTGTTCGCCACGGCCGGGACGACGCTCGCGCTCAACGCGGGGGCGACCGGGTACGCCGCCTGCCTGATCGGCATGACCAGCGGCATCGGCGGCGGTGCGCTGCGCGACCTGCTGCTGCGGGAGATCCCGCTCGTGCTCCGCAAGGAGATCTACGCGATGGCGGCGCTGACCGGCGCGGTGTGCGTCTGGGCGGGGCACGCGTTGAACCTGCCGGCCGGTGCGGTCACGACCGGCTCCGCGGTGGTCGTGGTCGCGATCCGCGTGCTCACGCTCTGGCGACACTGGAACGCTCCGGTCGCGCGGCCGCCGGAAGAGCGCTCGTTGTGA
- a CDS encoding response regulator transcription factor produces the protein MRILVVDDDRAVRESLRRSLEFNGYTVELASDGAQALETILANRPDAMVLDVMMPRLDGLEVARRLRSTGDDLPILVLTARDTVSDRVSGLDAGADDYLPKPFALEELLARLRALLRRAAPDGQQGETSEVLSFADLTLDPGTREVRRGGREISLTRTEFALLELFLSYPKHVLTRGRILEEVWGYDFPTSGNALEVYVGYLRRKTEADNEPRLIHTVRGVGYVLRETPP, from the coding sequence ATGCGCATCCTCGTAGTGGACGACGACCGTGCCGTCCGTGAATCGCTCAGGCGGTCTTTGGAGTTCAACGGCTACACCGTGGAGCTCGCGAGCGATGGTGCGCAGGCATTGGAGACGATCCTCGCCAACCGTCCGGACGCGATGGTTCTCGACGTCATGATGCCGCGCCTCGACGGGCTCGAAGTGGCCCGCCGGCTCCGCAGCACCGGCGATGACCTGCCGATTCTCGTCCTGACCGCGCGCGACACCGTCTCCGACCGGGTCTCCGGCCTCGACGCCGGCGCCGACGACTACCTGCCCAAGCCGTTCGCCTTGGAGGAGCTGCTCGCCCGGTTGCGCGCCCTGCTGCGCCGCGCCGCGCCGGACGGGCAGCAGGGCGAGACGTCGGAGGTGCTGTCGTTCGCCGACCTCACGCTGGACCCCGGCACTCGCGAGGTCCGCCGCGGCGGCCGCGAGATCAGTCTCACCCGCACCGAGTTCGCGCTGCTCGAGCTGTTCCTCTCGTACCCCAAGCACGTGCTGACCCGCGGAAGGATCCTGGAGGAAGTATGGGGTTACGACTTCCCGACGTCGGGCAACGCGCTGGAGGTCTACGTCGGCTATTTGCGCCGCAAGACGGAGGCGGACAACGAACCGAGGCTGATCCACACGGTGCGTGGAGTGGGGTACGTCCTGCGCGAGACGCCGCCGTGA